A window of the Salvelinus fontinalis isolate EN_2023a chromosome 26, ASM2944872v1, whole genome shotgun sequence genome harbors these coding sequences:
- the LOC129823892 gene encoding protein phosphatase 1L-like isoform X2, protein MEDATLSYKAAADYVKAHLPESLRQQLLSYEREKRESVPSYPSILEQRILAVDRDMVDKLSANHDEAGTTCLVALLSDRELTVANVGDSRGVLCDKDGNAVALSHDHKPYQLKERKRIKRAGGFISFNGSWRVQGILAMSRSLGDYPLKNLNVVIPDPDVLTFDLDKLQPEFMILASDGLWDAFSNEEAVRFVHERLDEPHYGAKSIVLQSFYRGCPDNITVMVVKFKSGPVGSKAEE, encoded by the exons ATGGAAGACGCCACGCTGAGCTATAAG gCTGCAGCGGACTATGTAAAGGCCCACCTTCCGGAGTCTCTGAGGCAGCAGTTGCTGTCCtatgaaagggagaagagggagagcgtTCCCTCCTACCCCAGCATCCTGGAGCAGCGTATCCTGGCTGTAGACCGAGACATGGTGGACAAGCTCTCTGCCAATCACGACGAAGCAG gTACTACATGTCTGGTGGCCCTGCTATCGGACAGGGAGCTGACGGTGGCCAACGTTGGGGACTCACGAGGCGTGTTGTGTGACAAGGACGGAAACGCTGTGGCATTGTCACATGACCACAAGCCATACCAGCTGAAGGAGCGCAAGAGGATCAAGAGGGCAG GGGGCTTCATCAGCTTCAACGGCTCGTGGCGCGTCCAGGGCATCCTGGCCATGTCTCGCTCGCTGGGCGACTACCCCCTAAAGAACCTCAACGTGGTCATCCCCGACCCCGACGTGTTGACCTTTGACCTGGACAAGCTGCAGCCCGAGTTCATGATCCTGGCGTCGGACGGGCTGTGGGACGCCTTCAGCAACGAGGAGGCAGTGCGTTTCGTGCACGAGCGCCTGGACGAGCCGCACTACGGTGCCAAGAGCATCGTGCTGCAGTCTTTCTACCGCGGCTGCCCCGACAACATCACCGTCATGGTGGTCAAGTTCAAGAGCGGCCCCGTGGGGAGCAAGGCTGAGGAGTAG
- the LOC129823892 gene encoding protein phosphatase 1L-like isoform X3, with translation MVDKLSANHDEAGTTCLVALLSDRELTVANVGDSRGVLCDKDGNAVALSHDHKPYQLKERKRIKRAGGFISFNGSWRVQGILAMSRSLGDYPLKNLNVVIPDPDVLTFDLDKLQPEFMILASDGLWDAFSNEEAVRFVHERLDEPHYGAKSIVLQSFYRGCPDNITVMVVKFKSGPVGSKAEE, from the exons ATGGTGGACAAGCTCTCTGCCAATCACGACGAAGCAG gTACTACATGTCTGGTGGCCCTGCTATCGGACAGGGAGCTGACGGTGGCCAACGTTGGGGACTCACGAGGCGTGTTGTGTGACAAGGACGGAAACGCTGTGGCATTGTCACATGACCACAAGCCATACCAGCTGAAGGAGCGCAAGAGGATCAAGAGGGCAG GGGGCTTCATCAGCTTCAACGGCTCGTGGCGCGTCCAGGGCATCCTGGCCATGTCTCGCTCGCTGGGCGACTACCCCCTAAAGAACCTCAACGTGGTCATCCCCGACCCCGACGTGTTGACCTTTGACCTGGACAAGCTGCAGCCCGAGTTCATGATCCTGGCGTCGGACGGGCTGTGGGACGCCTTCAGCAACGAGGAGGCAGTGCGTTTCGTGCACGAGCGCCTGGACGAGCCGCACTACGGTGCCAAGAGCATCGTGCTGCAGTCTTTCTACCGCGGCTGCCCCGACAACATCACCGTCATGGTGGTCAAGTTCAAGAGCGGCCCCGTGGGGAGCAAGGCTGAGGAGTAG